A portion of the Clupea harengus chromosome 18, Ch_v2.0.2, whole genome shotgun sequence genome contains these proteins:
- the LOC105903132 gene encoding leucine rich adaptor protein 1-like, producing MMDYENGLPDFKDLEIKLGRKVPESLIRSFAEGDLATKSEEERLETPVNVKNHTSSDLKRLESKMLFLKQEMAHLRAIDVKLMHQLLSINEGIESIRWVMEERAGVASHDSSLTGSLYSLSDSQDASQGGSCSSLHNCSDSLDGISVGSYLDTLGEDIPEHPSPTDMMDEFSDKPAMDEDVLKKSDLLRPRVETDEYYIFG from the exons ATGATGGACTACGAGAACGGGTTGCCAGATTTTAAGGATCTTGAGATCAAGTTGGGTCGCAAAGTTCCAGAAAGTCTCATTCGATCTTTTGCCGAGGGTGATCTTGCAACTaaaagtgaggaagagagactggAGACGCCGGTGAACGTGAAGAACCACACGTCTTCGGACTTGAAACGACTGGAGAGCAAGATGTTATTTTTAAAACAGGAAATG GCGCACCTACGTGCTATCGACGTGAAGCTGATGCACCAGCTCCTGTCCATCAATGAGGGCATTGAGTCCATCCGTTGGGTCATGGAAGAGAGGGCGGGCGTGGCCAGCCACGACAGCAGCCTGACGGGCAGCCTGTACAGCCTATCAGACAGCCAGGATGCCTCCCAGGGCGGGAGCTGCAGCAGCCTCCACAACTGCAGCGACAGCCTGGACGGGATCTCCGTGGGCAGCTACCTGGACACGCTAGGAGAGGATATCCCTGAGCATCCGTCGCCGACGGACATGATGGACGAGTTTTCCGACAAACCCGCCATGGATGAGGACGTTCTCAAGAAATCGGACCTGCTACGCCCGAGAGTAGAGACGGACGAGTACTATATTTTTGGTTGA
- the LOC105903131 gene encoding 5,6-dihydroxyindole-2-carboxylic acid oxidase-like, producing MWKYGCLVVLSAVLVGAQFPRACVTPEGLRTGQCCPSPTEANDPCGASSGRGQCVSISADTRPHGPQYPHDGRDDRERWPVRFFNRTCQCNGNFSGYNCGRCKHGLTGPNCDQPVAVVRRNVMLFSADEKRAFLDALDRAKRTVHPDIVIATRRYAEVFGPDGNTMQFENITIYNYFVWSHYYSVSKTFLGPGQLSFGGVDFSHEGPGFVTWHRFQLIQLERDMQDMLQDPSFALPYWNFAIGGDRCDICTDDLMGARSSFDMNSLSANSIFSQWRVICESVEDYDTLGTICNNTETSPIRRNPAGNVARPMVQRLPLPQDISDCLEVNMFDTAPFYSTSTESFRNSIEGYSHPQGNYDPVVRSLHNLAHLFLNGTGGQTHLSPNDPIFVLLHTFTDAIFDEWLRRHPESAIYPLENAPIGHNREYNMVPFWPPITNAEMFVTAPENLGYSYEAEWPARVVTLTEIITITVVSALIVVAIIFSITTCLVRTKAHKMEGRQPLLGEQYQRYDDHDRHTDKSQSVV from the exons ATGTGGAAGTACGGCTGTCTGGTTGTGCTGAGTGCCGTGCTTGTGGGCGCACAGTTTCCAAGGGCATGCGTGACACCGGAGGGACTCCGCACCGGTCAGTGCTGTCCGTCACCAACTGAAGCCAACGACCCCTGCGGTGCCAGTTCGGGACGGGGACAGTGCGTCTCGATAAGTGCGGATACGCGACCACACGGACCGCAGTACCCTCACGACGGTCGGGATGACAGAGAACGCTGGCCCGTTCGCTTCTTTAACCGGACGTGCCAGTGCAATGGGAATTTCTCTGGCTACAACTGCGGCCGGTGCAAACATGGGTTGACAGGTCCCAACTGTGATCAGCCGGTGGCTGTAg TGAGAAGAAACGTGATGCTGTTCAGTGCCGATGAGAAGCGAGCTTTCTTGGACGCTCTGGACCGGGCTAAGCGCACAGTGCATCCGGACATAGTGATAGCCACCCGCAGATACGCAGAGGTTTTCGGACCGGATGGCAACACCATGCAGTTCGAGAACATCACTATCTACAACTATTTCGTGTGGTCCCACTACTACTCCGTCAGTAAAACATTCCTCGGGCCGGGCCAGCTGAGTTTCGGAGGAGTTGACTTCTCGCATGAGGGACCAGGCTTTGTGACTTGGCACCGCTTCCAACTGATTCAGCTTGAGCGAGACATGCAG GACATGTTGCAGGATCCAAGCTTCGCCCTGCCCTATTGGAACTTTGCCATCGGCGGGGACAGGTGCGACATCTGCACGGACGACCTGATGGGGGCACGCAGCTCCTTCGACATGAACTCCCTCAGCGCCAACTCCATCTTCTCTCAGTGGAGGGTCATCTGCGAAAGCGTGGAAGACTACGACACCCTCGGCACCATCTGCAACA ACACGGAGACCAGCCCCATCAGGAGGAACCCGGCTGGGAACGTGGCTCGGCCCATGGTGCAGCGCCTGCCACTGCCGCAGGACATCTCCGACTGCCTGGAGGTGAACATGTTTGACACGGCGCCATTCTACTCCACGTCCACCGAGAGCTTCCGCAACTCTATTGAGG GCTACAGTCACCCCCAGGGGAACTACGACCCCGTGGTCCGCAGCCTGCACAACCTGGCCCATCTCTTCCTGAACGGCACCGGAGGGCAAACTCACCTCTCGCCCAACGACCCAATCTTCGTCCTCCTGCACACCTTCACCGACGCCATCTTTGACGAGTGGCTCCGTAGGCACCCTG AGTCTGCCATCTATCCCTTGGAGAACGCCCCTATTGGTCACAACCGGGAGTACAACATGGTGCCTTTCTGGCCACCCATAACCAACGCTGAGATGTTTGTGACGGCCCCTGAGAACCTTGGATACTCCTATGAGGCCGAGTGGCCCG CTCGTGTGGTCACTCTGACAGagatcatcaccatcactgtgGTTTCGGCCCTCATCGTTGTGGCAATCATCTTTTCCATCACGACCTGTCTCGTGCGTACTAAAGCCCACAAGATGGAGGGCAGGCAGCCGTTGCTAGGTGAACAGTACCAGCGCTATGACGaccatgacagacacacagacaaatcccAATCAGTTGTATAA